TCCGCGCGTACGGGACCGATTCCGGGAACATTTCTGAGCTTTTCCGGTTTTTTTTCGATAATGTCGAGCGTCTTTTCCCCAAATACGGCGGTTATGCGTTTCGCCATCTCAGGGCCGATTCCCTTGATGAGATCTGATGAGAGATATTTTTCTATGCCTTGAATCGTGGAAGGCACCCGGGCTTCTGCAGTTTCGAATCTGAACTGTTCGCCGAATTTCTTGTCGAACTCCCATTGTCCCTGAAGCAGGAGAGTCTCACCGGGCCGAGGTTTCGGGAGCAATCCGACAATAGTGACCGGATCTCTCCGACCGCGTACAGTTAATCGTCCTACAATGAACTCACTGGAGTCAGAAGCAAAGACGAGCCTGTCCAGCACCCCTTCAAGAGCAATCGCACGTTCCGCATGTTTTTTCTCATTGCCGGCCATGCATATACCAGTCGATCGTCATGGACTCAGAACCTGCGAAATCAAGCGGAGGTCTTTTTAGCCGTATATCCGATTACTTGCTGGAAAAATTCTCATCCTGCAATTTCCATGATGGGCAGTTTGCCGTGCTTTGGCGTGGTCGGATAAGCTGCTTTGATTTCCGGAACACCGAGTTTTCACCGAACACGTCAACTATACCATCTTTAAGGCATTCTTCAGAATCGTGGTTGATAAAAGCGTGTTGGCATGAATCCAGGGAAAGAACGGAGCTTCAGGCCCAATAAGTACAAAAAAAACGGGGACCGAAGTCCCCGAACTGCAAGGATTGGGGTTAGGGTAGCATTAGTAAAAAATTCCGGTTCCCGAGCCAAAACCCAAAAGGCTCGCGCACAGCTCGAAACAGGGGAGCCCGCCCAGAATTCCACCACTACCGGCCGCTGCGCCATAGCCAGGGCCGCATGCAGGGGGATAAGCCGGTGGATAAGGCTTAGGATAGGCCGGGGGGCAAGGGACAGGGGCAGGAGCAGCATACTTCGGAGGGTACGCAGCCGGAGCATATCTGGGGCCATACGTCGGAGCATACGGCACCGCGGAATTCCCGCCGAGAAGACTGCCGCAAACGAGAAACGGAAGAGCGATAATCCCGCCACATATGCCAGGAATCGGCGCATCGCCCCAGTACGCTGAAGACGGGCCGGCCGCCGGTCCGCACGGTTGGGCAGGATAGCAGGCAGGCGGTGCCATGGGGGCCGGAGGTCCTCCGGCCAAACTCAGGGATGCGGATGTCAGCATCAGAACACAAAGAAACACACTCACAACTCTTTTTACCATTATACCCTCCTTTTATTGAGTCAGCTCTGTAAACAGTAGCGGTCTGCCGTAGGGAAGCACCATCGGGGCAATTCCTATTCGGTTCTGGGGCCCCGAGGTATCATGCCCCTTGAAGTGTGTCAAGCAAAATATTCAAATGTTGGTATGTTAGAGAATAGTTGCCATAACGACAATCAATTAAAAACAACAACATACTGATAGCACAGAATAAAACTACAACCAAATTTGAGAGTGGCACGGTTTTGTCTTGACTCAAAAGGGTTAAGCAGGAATCATAAAGAAGCGCTTGTCCTCCGTGCCGGAACCCGCGCGCTATAGTTGGAAAATCGCTTTTCAGGATTTTTATGCTAGACTTATCAGCTCAGGAATTTGGTGGAGGATTTATGAAGAGGTATTTCAAAGATCTTTTTTTTAAGCTGGAAAATCGCTTAATGCCGATATACGAGCTTGACCGATCTCCTTCTGTAGTCATCGGATCCCCTGTTCCGGCTTCCGGCATGCGATCCGGCAGGTCATGGATTGTGCCTTTTGCACGAATTATGATCGTGGCGATGCTGTTGTGGGCAGTCCCCGGCAGCTCCATGGGGAATGGAATCACTCCGGAGCAGATTTATCAGCCCGAGATAAAATTGAACCATCTCATTGGGACATGGGAAATTTTGCCTGAGAATAACCCCCTGGCAGAAGCAACGAAGACTAATCCCCAGGCTTCTCAGCGCACACTTATGACTCTCAGGGTAGACGGAACCTGCAGAATATTCGATAAAGCGCACCCGGAAGGTTCGGACGGTTTGTGGACTCTCGAAGATCACGCAATGTTTATTACCTTCAAGAGTGCACCGGGAATCGAATTCTACGTGTACGGTGTGAAAGCTGATTTCATGGTCACTCGTAGTCCGATCAAACAAGGCAAAGATCAACTCTGGTCAAAAATAAAATAACGGCACTGCACTATTGCTCGTAGAACAATCGCTATTGACCGAATTTGTCGTGCGTTCGGACGGTCGCATTGCGACCGAATTTTGCCTCGGATTCTTCTGGGATTGCCAAAAACTCTGATGTTTATCCCGTGCTCGAATACACATAGTAATGGGGACCGGCGTCCCAGCCGGTCCATTTGATTGATATGATTGATTATATTGAATATGTGCCGGCACGGAGGCACGGCACCCACCAACATCTATTTTTTAATCGCACACTAATTTTGTCCAATTGCCATAAATTTTTGCAGTGAACTCGCCGCTCCTATAGAATGCCACACAAATCGAACTGAAATCTCTGTCGAGAAGTGAAATGCGGAAAAACGTGCTCTTTTTCTTTGTTGCGGAGAAAGAACAATAATATTGGCTTAAACTCCAAATAGCGAGTCAGGAAAGGAGATTGACATTTCAGTATCGATTGGATATACTTCAGCCAGCCCTAGGGCTGAGTGAAAGTGCTATTTAATAATAGTTCTGTTTCGTTGAATCGAGCCCCATAGAACGATTCTGGAAAGTGGGCTTAGGGTATGGAAATCACGTGGCAAGGTTAATGGCGAGGGCTGTGAAGCAATCCCTTCGTTTTTCAGAAAGGGCTGCCGCTCTCTCTGCGCGAGCGTCATTTCGGCTTGCATGGACAGTCGTTGCAGTCATTTTGTGTACTCTTCTGGCCCCCCAACCCGGATTAACGTCGCCGGGAGGGGAACCCGAGTCGTACGGCCATTTCGATTTTCCCACCTGTGTCCGCTATGCCCTTGTTCATTCAGAGGAATTCCTTAAGAACCGAATAGACATTCAGATGAGATCCATAGACCTGAAGGACTCTCATTCGGAAATCTTTCCCACTATTCAGTTAATTACCCGTTATTATATCGATCGTGCTCAATCCAAGAATGATAACGACACGTCTCACGGCGCCTTGAGCGTGTCGATGTTTATGTTGAACTGGGATATTTACTTGGCTCTTCTGAAAATCAAGTCCCAGTCCATTCTGGTAGATATCGGCCAACTGAGCCATCTGGACAAGATCGGCGAAAATATTACCAATATGGCCAAAATCTTCTACCGCATTTACATTCTAGAGCGCATGATCAAGGCAAAGAAGCAATCCACTGCCTTCCATAAGAGTCGCGTGGATTTCTTCAAAACGCGGTTGGACCAGGGGGCTATCGATACCGTAGATTACAAATATTGGGCGGCTTCCTATCGTGGAGAGGTCCTGAAAGTGAAATCCATGGAAAGGGAGCTTGAAGAGCGCATAGCGAGCCTTAAAACAATCATGGGGTACCACCCGGACTATTATTTGCCGCTGGACACGCGCGACGCCGCAAGTCAGGTCCTGGGCGGATTTAACGGCCAGATGGTGACGTTTGCAGATATTCAATCTGCAAATTTGAGTCTGCAGATATCCGCGAAATACGAGCAACTGCAGTCCAACCGAGTGACCGCGTCATACGTTGCGCTCGTCCCTAAACCGATCATAATTCTGGAGCAAATAGAGAATCAGGTTGACCGCGCATCAGGCTTCAACTTTGCTTTGGGATTCGACTATACGGTGTGGGACGGTTTTCGCAGAGTGCGCGACATCAAGAGACAGAAGCTGAGGGCCATGCAGCTCAAGATAGACCGTGATCAGCTCTCTAAGAAATTGTACGAAAATTTCCGACGCTTCAGAGGTGAAATCGACCTGAGCGGAGAGAGGGTTTCAGTCAACAGGGAGTACGTGAAAACCGCGGAGCTGGTTGAAGAAAGAACACTTATGCAGTACAAAGCAGCTCAGGTCCCATACGATGTTTACATGCAAAAGCGTATAGATAAAATCGAGACGTACTCCAATTCGCTTCTCAGTCTGCAGGAAAGGGTGCAAGCTCTCATCGACCTGGCATCTATTGCGGGAGGTTTAAGCAGGTACAATGCCAGAATCAAATACTGAAAGATCGGGAAGGCGCACCAAGGCGACCGGCGTGCTTTTGGCTATTGCAGTGGCAGTGGGGTCACTGGCACTCGTTGCCCTGACACATGAACCCAAGCGCGCGGATTCGAGTCCCGCGCCGGCCAAGGCGGCCATTGTGCCGCAGCTTGCCGATGCGAAATCCGAAGCGGAAATTATCTTTCGCGGAAAAAGTTTTCCGTCCGTGAGACGAAACGGACTGTTGCACTACAGGAGCATCGTACTGGACGTTAACAGCAACGTAGGAGATCCGGTAACGGAAAATCAGATCCTGGGAAGCTATAAGCTCGAAAAAGACGCTGTCAACCATATTCAAAGAATATTATACCCCGAGGCCATTCTTAATCTGAAGAAAAGCATCGCTGAAAGTAAGCTCAATTTGCAAAAGGTTCGTGAGATCTATTTGCCTTTGAAGAAGGCAGAACTCGAAAGGGTGGAAAAAGAACTTTCCGATGCAAAAGAAATGTTACAAAAGGGAATGGGTTCCAGCAATGCCGTTCAGTTCAAAGAACAACAAGTAAATTCGGCAAAGGGCGGAGTGCAGGAACAGGAAGATGCCATCAAGAATCTTGAGCTGACCTTAACCAGACTCAACGAAGATCTTCGCTTCCAGGAAGGCCGTCAGAAAAGAGACATTGAATACCTGGAATGGCAGAATCAGAGATCCTATGCGGACAAAAGCATTCCTGTGGATGTCGGTTATATCAGGGCCTTGATACCGGGTCGAGTTCTGTGGATTCACCCGGATTTTGAAAAGAATGCAGAACTTCCTGCCGGCGCACATGTGGTAACAGTCGCGCCCACAGACAGTATGGTTGTGAGATGCAGGGTTCACGAATTGGATCTGGTGAAGCTCAGGGCGGGAGACAAGGGCACCGTAACATTCGATGCTATCCCGGAGAAGAAGTATGCCTGCAGAATTAGCAGACTCTCGTGGGTGAGCAGAAATCCTGCATTGGAGGTCCCGGCGGACTACGATATAGAATGCGTGCTGGAAAATCCTGATGACAGTCTCAAGGATGGATTGACCTGCAATGTTAAAGTCACTGTAAAACAATAGCAAACCTGATTCGGAATCCAACCCCTACGATTACGATTGATGTAGACCGACGTTGTCGAATATGGTGTGGCCGTTTTTCTAGCGTTGGCACTTGAAACGGCTCGAATCCCGTGACTTCCATATGATTCTCTGGTTCATCATAACTGCAGTCCCACTGACTTTCCTAGCTCTCTACGGCCTCATAAAATCCAGTTTTGTCAAGCCCGTGTACGATTTGAAATCCGGACCTTTTCCGTTCGTGGAAATTCTCATTCCCATCAAAGGCATATTTCCGGATCAGAAGACTGTCTTGGAAGGTTTTCTGAACCAGGATTATCCTGACTATCGTGTTGCTTTTCTCATTGAAGACGATCGAGATCCCGCTGCCGGACTTCTCCAGGAATTGGCAATGCAGTACGATAATTGTACGATCGTGGTGAGCGGCATTGCTACCGACTGCGCTCAGAAGAATTTCAATCTGGTCGCAGGATTGAAACAACTCCAACGAAAAACGGAAATCGTGATCTTCTGCGACAGCACTAATGAACCTGACACAAACTGGCTGGCCCGCTTCACCTATCACTTGCGCCACGGCAAGGCGCAGGCCGTGACGACATTCAGGCAGTTCAGGCCGAACCCTGAAACAATAGGCGGAGTATCTCAGGCAATCTATGGCTCTTTTGTGCTGACACTTGTGTTGCTTAATCCCAAGCCCTGGGGAGGCGGTACTGCAATTCGGCGGGAAATCCTGGACCGGTTGAATGTTGCTGAAGTGTGGTCGCAAACGGTTGTCGACGACCTGGTCCTCGGGAATCTCCTGGAACGCAACAAAATCGGCATTTATATGGATTCAGCGAGCATGCTTGTTTCCCCGCTGAGAAATCAGACAGTGGGTGGATTTCTCGCGTATTTGGATCGTCAGATTCTATTTCCCAAGTTCACCAATCCGGGCATCTGGTGCGCTACACTGCTGATTCACCTTAATCTGACGGTCGCTATCGTGGTGAGTACTGCAGTTCTCCTGCTGTCTTTTGCCGGCTTATGTTCGTTTACGTCCGGTTTGGCATCGGCGATCTTTATGATGGGCGTCAGTCTCATCGGGTTCCTTCTTTGGAGGTTCAGTTCTTCGTCAATTTCGCTCAAAGCCTGGATGGTAGCTTTCTTGCCATGTATCTTTCTGAGCGCGGGGGTCTTTCTTCGTTCTATTTTCAGGAACTACATTGATTGGCACGGCCGGAGATATTACCCGGGAAAGGGCGGTCGAGTGCTGAGGATCAGCGTGATCGATCCTTCATGATAAGTTTTGTTGATGGTTTATGCTATTTCGCAGTTATGCACATAAGATAGCCAAGGCTGGGGTGTCCTGGATTCTCCGGACGCGTACGCCGGATCGTACCCACTTGTCAGGTAATTCACAGATATCTCCGCACTTGCAATGGGTTATAATCAGGATGGAAACCTGCTACTGAAGTAATACCTGGGATGCGAGCACGGTAAGAGTGATGGTCGTAACGCCCAAAGCAGCTATAGCAGACACTAATATGGCGCACAGCACGAGATTTCTATTCACGATCATACCCTCAAATAAAAAGTCGATATTTGAATTATACCACAGGAATGACTTTTTGGGCCAGAAAATAATAATTTTATAATGTAGTCCTTGAGATCACAGCCATTTTAGGCTGCAACCGACCCGTAAAGACCGGATGGATCGCTTCACCAATGTGCTTTCATACAGGGGATATTAAGAGGTATGTTTTGGGCCGGTCCCGCCTAATCTCCTCCGCTACGAACGGCACGGCCTGACTTCGCTTTGGAGACATGGCGAGACCGGATTTGCTCCCGTCGGTGGCGGGATTACTTCATTGAACGCTCATTGGTATCATGCTTGGGAACTTACGCTTGCACTCTCAAGATTCGGCGATCTTCACAATTTCCATGCGGTGGTTTGCCTCGGGATGTTTTGTTGAAGGACCTTCAGTGAAGACGACCAGATCGCCTTCTATCCCGTTTTTCTGGAGCCAATCGCGAGCGAATGTGTTCCAATCTTCAGGGTGATCTGGCTCATGTATGGGATATACCCCATAAGAGAAGAGAAGCTGCTGGCATGTTATATCCTGAGTGCTTACTGCGGTGATCCACATGGGATATCTGAAACGCGTAATGCTGCGGGCCGATGCGCCGCTTCTGGTCGGGATTATGACTGCGGCCGGGCACACCGCCTCCACTGCTGTTGTGACAGTGAGTGCGAGAAGATCGCGCGGACTGATTCCCCCGCGCCTTTCATAGTTTCGTAGTTTGTCCCGAACAGCTTTCGAAGGCCTTTGAGGTTCAATTGCGGCTGCGATTTTTGCCAGCATGCGAACCGATTCCACCGGATATTTTCCCAGAGCCGATTCTCCTGAGAGCATGACGCAATCTGTTCCATCAAGAATGGCATTGGCTACGTCCGTTGCTTCTGCACGGGAAGGACGAGGATTGAACGTCATGGATTCGAGCATCTGTGTTGCTGTGATAACAGGTTTGGCTCGTAGATTGGCTTTGCCGGTCAGATTCTTCTGCACGAGAGCGATTTCCTCGATAGGGATTTCCACTCCAAGATCGCCGCGGGCAATCATTATTCCGTCCGCAGATTCCAGTATTTCATCGATATTGTTAAGTGCTCGTGCTCGCTCGATCTTGGCGATAATGAAAGGAACGCGACCCAGCTCTTCGGCGGCTTTTCGAACTGCATCGAGGTCTGCTCGATTTTCGACAAATGATTGACTGACTGCGTCCACTCCGTTTTCCAGGGAGAATTTGAGAATCTCGTAATCCACATCAGTGAACGCGCTAATACCCAGATGAATGCCAGGCAAGTTCAGGCCTTTCTTTGAGCGCAATTCTCCACCGACAACCACCTGACAAACGATATCGGTTCCGCGTATCTCCACGACTTCCAGTTGGATGATTCCATCGTTCAGGAATATCGTGTCCCCGGGAGTCACCACAATATTCAGCGTAGGCATGTTCACGGAGATCAGCTTCTCGTTTCCCAGCACATTTCGCACGGTCAACGTGAATGAATTACCCGATTTTAACTCTATAGGCTCATGCTCGAGGACTCCCACGCGAATTTTGGGTCCGGGGAGATCCGCCATGATGGCAACTCGAATGCCGGTCGCCTTGCTTGCTTCGCGTATTTTGCGGATATTGTCGCCATGATACCGGAAATCTCCATGTGAGAAGTTCAATCGCGCTATGTTCATTCCGGCAATGATCATTTTTTCCAGCATTTCAGGAGAATCGCAGGCAGGTCCTATCGTACATACAATTTTCGTCTTATTCCGCGGAAGCAACATCGGTTCACCTTTTCACGTGCAGATTAGACGTTCCGACTGGTGGAACGGCTTTCCAGCACGACGATACTATGCGGTTGTACAATATAGTACTCTGATTTTACGGAATGCTGATCGTTCGGCTCCGCAACCTCTTCAGGAGAGCGTCTCCACGTATCTACAGCTCTGTACCATGTCAACCCGGAAAGGGGAAGAATACCCATTCGGAGAGGTTCATCCGACATGTTGAGCATCACATGAAGGTCTTCTTCTCCATCTTTAAGTCCGGCAAGCGTAAAGCCGAGTGCCCGTGAGTCAAAATTTCCCCATTCTGGTTCATTGAGTCCGGTCCCGTGCCAGACGATATCAGGGATCCGAGCACTGGCACATTTGGTTCCCGTAAGAAAACGGACACGTTTCAGACTTGGATGCCTGTTTCTGAACGCTATCATCATTGTAACAAAGCGAAGCATATCCTTGTTTTTCTCGACCAGAGACCAATCAAACCAGCTCGTGGGATTGTCCTGACAATACGCATTATTATTTCCGTGCTGCGATCTCAGCACCTCGTCTCCTGATAGGAGCATAGGAATGCCCTGGCTCAGCATGAGTACTGTAATAAAATTCTTCACTTGGCGTAATCGTAATAATTGTATTTGTGGATCGTCGGTGGGGCCTTCGTGCCCGCAATTCCAACTCAGGTTGTGGTCCGTTCCGTCCCGATTGTCTTCACAATTCTCAATATTATGTTTCCGGTTGTAACTGACCAGAT
The sequence above is a segment of the Desulfomonile tiedjei DSM 6799 genome. Coding sequences within it:
- a CDS encoding TolC family protein, translating into MARLMARAVKQSLRFSERAAALSARASFRLAWTVVAVILCTLLAPQPGLTSPGGEPESYGHFDFPTCVRYALVHSEEFLKNRIDIQMRSIDLKDSHSEIFPTIQLITRYYIDRAQSKNDNDTSHGALSVSMFMLNWDIYLALLKIKSQSILVDIGQLSHLDKIGENITNMAKIFYRIYILERMIKAKKQSTAFHKSRVDFFKTRLDQGAIDTVDYKYWAASYRGEVLKVKSMERELEERIASLKTIMGYHPDYYLPLDTRDAASQVLGGFNGQMVTFADIQSANLSLQISAKYEQLQSNRVTASYVALVPKPIIILEQIENQVDRASGFNFALGFDYTVWDGFRRVRDIKRQKLRAMQLKIDRDQLSKKLYENFRRFRGEIDLSGERVSVNREYVKTAELVEERTLMQYKAAQVPYDVYMQKRIDKIETYSNSLLSLQERVQALIDLASIAGGLSRYNARIKY
- a CDS encoding HlyD family secretion protein, whose product is MPESNTERSGRRTKATGVLLAIAVAVGSLALVALTHEPKRADSSPAPAKAAIVPQLADAKSEAEIIFRGKSFPSVRRNGLLHYRSIVLDVNSNVGDPVTENQILGSYKLEKDAVNHIQRILYPEAILNLKKSIAESKLNLQKVREIYLPLKKAELERVEKELSDAKEMLQKGMGSSNAVQFKEQQVNSAKGGVQEQEDAIKNLELTLTRLNEDLRFQEGRQKRDIEYLEWQNQRSYADKSIPVDVGYIRALIPGRVLWIHPDFEKNAELPAGAHVVTVAPTDSMVVRCRVHELDLVKLRAGDKGTVTFDAIPEKKYACRISRLSWVSRNPALEVPADYDIECVLENPDDSLKDGLTCNVKVTVKQ
- a CDS encoding glycosyltransferase, which produces MILWFIITAVPLTFLALYGLIKSSFVKPVYDLKSGPFPFVEILIPIKGIFPDQKTVLEGFLNQDYPDYRVAFLIEDDRDPAAGLLQELAMQYDNCTIVVSGIATDCAQKNFNLVAGLKQLQRKTEIVIFCDSTNEPDTNWLARFTYHLRHGKAQAVTTFRQFRPNPETIGGVSQAIYGSFVLTLVLLNPKPWGGGTAIRREILDRLNVAEVWSQTVVDDLVLGNLLERNKIGIYMDSASMLVSPLRNQTVGGFLAYLDRQILFPKFTNPGIWCATLLIHLNLTVAIVVSTAVLLLSFAGLCSFTSGLASAIFMMGVSLIGFLLWRFSSSSISLKAWMVAFLPCIFLSAGVFLRSIFRNYIDWHGRRYYPGKGGRVLRISVIDPS
- the pyk gene encoding pyruvate kinase, which translates into the protein MLLPRNKTKIVCTIGPACDSPEMLEKMIIAGMNIARLNFSHGDFRYHGDNIRKIREASKATGIRVAIMADLPGPKIRVGVLEHEPIELKSGNSFTLTVRNVLGNEKLISVNMPTLNIVVTPGDTIFLNDGIIQLEVVEIRGTDIVCQVVVGGELRSKKGLNLPGIHLGISAFTDVDYEILKFSLENGVDAVSQSFVENRADLDAVRKAAEELGRVPFIIAKIERARALNNIDEILESADGIMIARGDLGVEIPIEEIALVQKNLTGKANLRAKPVITATQMLESMTFNPRPSRAEATDVANAILDGTDCVMLSGESALGKYPVESVRMLAKIAAAIEPQRPSKAVRDKLRNYERRGGISPRDLLALTVTTAVEAVCPAAVIIPTRSGASARSITRFRYPMWITAVSTQDITCQQLLFSYGVYPIHEPDHPEDWNTFARDWLQKNGIEGDLVVFTEGPSTKHPEANHRMEIVKIAES